The following proteins come from a genomic window of Streptomyces sp. NBC_01716:
- a CDS encoding polysialyltransferase family glycosyltransferase, giving the protein MMSSFSRTTRVFYASTLYGAATLTAAIDAGLFPAADRTVLVVSNNAGTPELTPAVHEMPGFARLRHRFDDILSWNETIAPFHPGGWVPREDDLPIWERHLRLAWGLGDDTVELVLESIQVSPALTLAEIFTAARIEVYADGLMSYGPTRNRLDLQVGARIRRLLHLDLVPGLKPLLLTEFGVPAETVPTSDFLRVLDQLADAARDFETPAMAPALLLGQYLSTLGIITEREEEELHLGMVRGVVELGHKNVVFKPHPTAPAIWSRRLEEEATRLGAELTVLDSPVLAEVLYQRLKPALVVGCFSTALFTASAFYGLPVARTGTDMLLDRLSPYQNSNRVPVTLVDALVPPLDDDGTYSPEPEPAELVAAVGFVMQPQMHPELRPAAEKFLAGRLDPHTLRYFKRRRLTTLGLPGAVGPQLVRIPQNAAAQRVVRRARRLRRAVLRLRA; this is encoded by the coding sequence ATGATGAGCTCCTTCTCCCGCACGACGCGGGTCTTCTACGCCTCCACCCTCTACGGCGCCGCCACGCTCACCGCCGCCATCGACGCCGGGCTCTTCCCGGCCGCCGACCGGACCGTCCTGGTCGTGAGCAACAACGCCGGTACGCCCGAACTGACCCCGGCGGTCCATGAGATGCCCGGTTTCGCGCGCCTGCGCCACCGCTTCGACGACATCCTGTCGTGGAACGAGACCATCGCGCCGTTCCACCCCGGCGGCTGGGTCCCCCGCGAGGACGACCTGCCGATCTGGGAGCGCCATCTGCGGCTCGCCTGGGGCCTTGGCGACGACACGGTGGAGCTGGTCCTCGAATCGATCCAGGTCAGCCCCGCGCTGACGCTCGCCGAGATCTTCACGGCCGCCCGGATCGAGGTGTACGCGGACGGGCTGATGAGCTACGGCCCCACCCGTAACCGGCTCGACCTCCAGGTCGGCGCGCGGATCCGCAGGCTGCTCCATCTCGATCTGGTGCCCGGCCTCAAACCGCTGCTGCTCACCGAGTTCGGCGTTCCCGCCGAGACGGTGCCCACGTCGGACTTCCTGCGGGTGCTGGACCAACTGGCGGATGCCGCACGGGACTTCGAGACTCCGGCCATGGCCCCCGCGCTGCTGCTCGGGCAGTACCTCTCCACGCTGGGCATCATCACCGAGCGCGAGGAGGAGGAACTGCATCTGGGGATGGTGCGGGGCGTCGTCGAACTCGGCCACAAGAACGTGGTGTTCAAGCCGCACCCCACCGCGCCGGCGATCTGGTCCCGGCGGCTGGAGGAGGAGGCGACGAGGCTCGGCGCCGAACTGACCGTGCTGGACAGCCCCGTGCTCGCCGAGGTGCTGTACCAGCGGCTCAAGCCGGCGCTGGTCGTGGGCTGTTTCTCCACGGCGCTGTTCACGGCGTCGGCGTTCTACGGCCTCCCGGTGGCCCGCACGGGCACGGACATGCTGCTCGACCGGCTCTCGCCGTACCAGAACAGCAACCGGGTGCCGGTGACGCTCGTGGACGCGCTCGTCCCGCCGCTGGACGACGACGGTACCTACAGCCCGGAGCCGGAGCCCGCCGAGCTGGTCGCGGCCGTCGGCTTCGTGATGCAGCCGCAGATGCACCCCGAACTGCGCCCGGCGGCCGAGAAGTTCCTGGCCGGCCGGCTGGACCCGCACACGCTGCGGTACTTCAAGCGGCGACGGCTCACCACGCTCGGCCTGCCGGGGGCGGTCGGCCCGCAGCTCGTGCGGATCCCGCAGAACGCGGCGGCGCAGCGGGTGGTGCGCCGGGCGAGGCGGCTGCGCAGGGCGGTCCTGAGACTGCGCGCCTGA
- a CDS encoding glycosyltransferase, producing the protein MTATPHAPAGAASAAAAPLSANALTGKRRLAFASFVDENYLPGFLALLRSLALSNPGVCEDFIVLHDDLRPQSVASIRALHPRVRFHRVDAARYDSYEKGDQDNYLVRKAYFILDVFRLRDYDTIITLDTDMVVLGDLSELLQLREGLAAVPQFFYGQHKLNSGLLVIQREYLSDEFCARIDATGRSGDYELDKHDQGILNSVLDGDFVHLDSRYNFVKRRLSGDKPVPDDTAILHFTGRHKPWQGGESGYTQAEDRWRESELTNAEFYAAYMALSGTMHHDLVVKYGTEHVARTGDVESARKVAHAHINAGGFQEAADILGSVHIPVDDTWPHEVLGHALMSVSRYEEAEVQLHLAAGSPVRAATSFGRLAQIAWIHGDDSAAHAYAMRGLAVDPTHRPNRLMRLRTQGHDLPAPREGMPDDQLAHVAFYMPQQGNAGDKLLPESVRLAVGTSTGANGGADTETGPRRWHSIHAHRLFDKAALERVNARRGLVIGGGGLFIPDTAPNGNSAWQWNVPDENLNGIDVPIVVYAVGFNAFDGQSYRAGRFNSSLRQLVERSAFFALRNHGSIEKVRALLPASLQDKVRFQPCPTTVTRQLVDGWSDPAPGQRENTVMINAAYDRAGLRFGHDYAHFLAEMAKAVRALDKHAEVQCVAHSLDDEKIAFDLRREHDVSLPVIPMYDFDNDAIRDTYARTKLVIGMRGHAGMIPFGCGTPIISLISHPKMAYFLSDIDRPEWGVSVHDKNLGAVLTERALGLLSDHAASVADVHGRQQELWKVTQSNAGDLRAILGA; encoded by the coding sequence ATGACCGCCACCCCCCATGCCCCGGCCGGGGCGGCATCGGCCGCTGCCGCGCCGCTGTCCGCCAACGCCCTGACCGGCAAACGACGTCTGGCGTTCGCGTCCTTCGTCGACGAGAACTATCTGCCCGGTTTCCTGGCGCTGCTGCGCAGCCTCGCGCTGTCCAACCCCGGTGTGTGCGAGGACTTCATCGTCCTCCACGACGATCTGCGGCCCCAGTCGGTCGCCTCGATCCGGGCACTGCACCCCCGGGTCCGGTTCCACCGTGTCGACGCCGCGCGCTACGACAGCTACGAGAAGGGCGACCAGGACAACTACCTGGTCCGCAAGGCGTACTTCATCCTCGACGTCTTCCGGCTCCGCGACTACGACACGATCATCACCCTCGACACCGACATGGTGGTCCTCGGCGATCTGTCCGAACTGCTCCAGCTGCGCGAGGGTCTCGCCGCCGTACCGCAGTTCTTCTACGGGCAGCACAAGCTCAACAGCGGACTGCTGGTCATCCAGCGCGAGTATCTGAGCGACGAGTTCTGCGCGCGGATCGACGCCACCGGACGCAGCGGCGACTACGAGCTCGACAAGCACGACCAGGGCATCCTCAACTCGGTGCTCGACGGCGACTTCGTCCATCTCGACTCGCGCTACAACTTCGTCAAGCGGCGGCTCTCCGGCGACAAGCCCGTCCCCGACGACACCGCGATCCTGCACTTCACCGGGCGCCACAAGCCGTGGCAGGGCGGCGAGTCCGGTTACACGCAGGCCGAGGACCGCTGGCGGGAGTCCGAGCTGACGAACGCGGAGTTCTACGCCGCGTACATGGCCCTCTCCGGCACCATGCACCACGATCTGGTCGTCAAGTACGGCACCGAGCACGTCGCGCGCACCGGTGACGTCGAGAGCGCCCGCAAGGTCGCGCACGCGCACATCAACGCCGGCGGGTTCCAGGAAGCCGCCGACATCCTCGGCAGCGTGCACATCCCGGTCGACGACACCTGGCCGCACGAGGTGCTTGGCCATGCCCTGATGAGCGTCTCCCGCTACGAGGAGGCCGAGGTCCAGCTGCACCTCGCGGCGGGCTCGCCCGTCCGCGCCGCCACCTCCTTCGGGCGGCTCGCGCAGATCGCCTGGATCCACGGCGACGACTCGGCGGCGCACGCGTACGCCATGCGGGGTCTGGCCGTCGACCCCACGCACCGGCCCAACCGGCTGATGCGGCTGCGCACCCAGGGCCACGATCTGCCGGCCCCGCGCGAGGGCATGCCCGACGACCAACTCGCCCATGTGGCCTTCTACATGCCGCAGCAGGGCAACGCGGGCGACAAGCTCCTGCCGGAGTCCGTACGGCTCGCGGTCGGCACCAGCACCGGTGCGAACGGCGGCGCCGACACCGAGACCGGCCCGCGCCGCTGGCACTCGATCCATGCCCACCGGCTCTTCGACAAGGCGGCGCTGGAGCGCGTCAACGCCCGTCGCGGTCTGGTCATCGGCGGCGGCGGACTCTTCATCCCGGACACGGCGCCCAACGGCAACAGCGCCTGGCAGTGGAACGTCCCCGACGAGAACCTGAACGGCATCGACGTACCGATCGTGGTGTACGCGGTCGGCTTCAACGCCTTCGACGGCCAGTCCTACCGCGCCGGACGCTTCAACTCCTCGCTGCGCCAACTGGTCGAGCGCAGCGCCTTCTTCGCGCTCCGCAACCACGGCTCGATCGAGAAGGTCCGCGCGCTGCTGCCGGCCTCGCTCCAGGACAAGGTGCGCTTCCAGCCGTGCCCGACCACGGTCACCCGGCAGCTGGTCGACGGCTGGTCGGACCCGGCCCCCGGGCAGCGCGAGAACACCGTCATGATCAACGCCGCGTACGACCGGGCGGGGCTGCGCTTCGGCCACGACTACGCGCACTTCCTCGCCGAGATGGCGAAGGCGGTACGGGCGCTGGACAAGCATGCCGAGGTCCAGTGCGTGGCGCACTCGCTGGACGACGAGAAGATCGCCTTCGACCTGCGGCGCGAGCACGACGTGTCGCTGCCGGTCATCCCGATGTACGACTTCGACAACGACGCGATCAGGGACACCTACGCCCGTACGAAGCTGGTCATCGGTATGCGCGGCCACGCGGGGATGATCCCGTTCGGCTGCGGCACCCCGATCATCTCGCTGATCTCGCACCCGAAGATGGCGTACTTCCTCAGCGACATCGACCGCCCGGAGTGGGGCGTCTCGGTCCATGACAAGAACCTCGGCGCGGTGCTGACCGAGCGGGCGCTGGGGCTGCTGAGCGACCACGCCGCGTCGGTCGCCGATGTGCACGGCCGGCAGCAGGAGCTGTGGAAGGTGACGCAGTCGAACGCGGGGGACCTGCGGGCGATCCTGGGAGCCTGA
- a CDS encoding class I SAM-dependent methyltransferase, translating into MDADAWHGVIVGNGCSGSAGKPEAENRMPLVAGTAGYGAAAEDLARQYESVSFREVHGETLSLFPPPPGRVADLGAGSGRDAAALAALGYDVVAVEPTAELREIGQRLHADVPVRWVDSALPELGGVRGPFDLILIIGVWMHLEQKERRTAMDRVRSLLVPKGRVVITLRHGPAPSSRRMFDVPAAEVIWLGRQAGLDLLMAREQPDQLGRAGVSWSALVLEARLVPRPTPGIG; encoded by the coding sequence ATGGACGCTGATGCTTGGCATGGAGTCATCGTCGGGAATGGCTGCTCAGGCTCGGCCGGGAAGCCCGAAGCGGAGAATCGTATGCCTCTCGTAGCAGGGACGGCGGGATATGGGGCCGCCGCGGAAGATCTTGCACGTCAGTACGAAAGTGTCTCCTTTCGGGAAGTTCATGGAGAGACGCTCTCCCTGTTCCCTCCGCCACCCGGCAGAGTCGCTGATCTGGGCGCGGGGTCGGGCAGGGACGCCGCCGCGCTGGCAGCCCTGGGCTACGACGTGGTGGCGGTCGAACCGACAGCGGAGCTCCGCGAGATCGGCCAGCGCCTGCACGCGGACGTACCCGTCCGGTGGGTCGACAGCGCGTTGCCCGAACTTGGCGGAGTACGGGGGCCGTTCGACCTCATTCTGATCATTGGAGTTTGGATGCATCTGGAACAGAAGGAGCGACGAACAGCCATGGACCGTGTCCGGTCACTTCTCGTTCCCAAGGGGCGTGTCGTCATCACCCTTCGGCATGGTCCGGCGCCTTCGTCGCGGCGGATGTTCGACGTTCCGGCCGCCGAAGTGATCTGGCTGGGGCGGCAGGCCGGGCTCGACCTGCTCATGGCGCGCGAGCAGCCTGACCAGTTGGGACGTGCGGGTGTCTCCTGGAGTGCGTTGGTGCTGGAGGCGCGACTCGTGCCACGCCCCACGCCCGGGATCGGGTGA
- a CDS encoding HIT family protein, giving the protein MAAQIFFKLRLKFIRTGTLDHSLDKRWTMHHGLQCAESDFCDEITGAPDTTFSLVYEGDPPSRVLLETPRFRLIVDMSPLCVGHLLLLPVDHYLSFAELIGEHSEELTAILTEISSLYRHTFEQLTVLEHGSSATMGSSACISHAHLHMLPVDGHEVNSLIMADKIPSTALSEIGELTSFRGEPYFLCGHEGKYRIFDGTRPIRSQYLRSIVGRLLGIPDPLWDYALVVRKDLLRETMARTSSWRATSTDDK; this is encoded by the coding sequence ATGGCTGCACAGATCTTTTTTAAACTGCGCTTGAAATTTATCCGCACCGGCACCCTTGATCATTCACTTGATAAGAGGTGGACCATGCACCATGGCCTCCAGTGCGCCGAATCCGACTTCTGTGACGAAATTACCGGCGCACCGGACACCACGTTCTCCCTGGTCTACGAAGGCGATCCGCCGAGCCGCGTGCTGCTGGAGACACCTCGGTTTCGCCTCATTGTCGACATGTCTCCACTGTGTGTCGGTCACCTTCTCCTGCTTCCGGTTGACCACTACCTCAGCTTCGCGGAACTCATCGGCGAGCACAGTGAGGAACTGACGGCGATACTCACTGAAATAAGTTCGCTTTATCGACACACGTTCGAGCAACTCACCGTACTTGAGCACGGTTCATCCGCCACCATGGGATCCAGCGCTTGCATTTCTCACGCGCACTTACATATGCTCCCCGTCGACGGACACGAAGTAAATTCACTTATCATGGCCGATAAAATTCCATCGACAGCTCTGAGCGAAATCGGCGAATTGACATCCTTCAGAGGGGAGCCTTATTTCCTCTGCGGCCACGAGGGCAAGTATCGAATTTTCGACGGTACGCGTCCAATACGAAGCCAGTATCTGCGTTCCATCGTTGGCCGCCTGCTCGGGATACCCGATCCGCTGTGGGACTACGCCCTGGTGGTCCGCAAGGACCTGCTTCGCGAAACCATGGCGCGCACCAGCAGCTGGAGGGCCACCTCGACTGATGACAAATAG
- a CDS encoding (d)CMP kinase, with translation MPHITISIDGPTASGKTTLATSLAKYLGLTFLDTGLTFRSLAYAIAHEPTKARRIQLGANLKHLPAVYDASGMLTQSHAIFLDEKEITEDIWDPSLDEDLKRISKEPALRQEILRMHHSIVEECGNVVVVGRDVGVTLLPTASLQIYLTASLAVRRERRRAQYRERSDRSTAVGPPTERDEENRVAVWALRNSIEIQSTYLPASAVFACALNRLNQHSAHITGRHDET, from the coding sequence GTGCCGCACATCACTATCTCCATCGACGGTCCCACCGCCAGCGGCAAGACCACGCTGGCAACAAGCCTGGCCAAGTACCTGGGACTGACTTTCCTCGATACCGGACTCACCTTCCGGAGCCTGGCTTACGCGATCGCCCATGAGCCCACCAAGGCCCGGCGTATTCAGTTGGGCGCCAATTTGAAACATCTCCCCGCCGTGTACGACGCGTCGGGAATGCTGACCCAGAGCCACGCCATCTTCCTCGACGAGAAGGAGATCACGGAGGACATCTGGGATCCCTCATTGGACGAAGATCTCAAAAGGATCTCCAAGGAACCAGCCTTGCGCCAAGAAATTCTGCGCATGCATCACAGCATCGTCGAAGAGTGCGGGAATGTGGTGGTCGTCGGCAGGGATGTGGGCGTGACACTCCTCCCCACAGCCAGTCTACAGATCTATCTGACAGCCAGCCTGGCGGTGCGCAGAGAACGCAGACGTGCACAATATCGCGAGAGAAGTGACCGCTCCACGGCGGTGGGTCCCCCAACGGAACGCGATGAGGAAAACCGCGTGGCCGTATGGGCGCTCCGCAACTCAATTGAAATTCAGTCGACCTATCTACCCGCCTCCGCGGTTTTCGCCTGCGCTCTGAACAGGCTGAATCAACATTCCGCACACATCACTGGAAGGCACGACGAGACGTGA
- the thiL gene encoding thiamine-phosphate kinase → MTLHEPVYSDEPTRVQQLVSQFFDNQSGADVAPDGLDVLLSVGADARDDCAVYDIGSPVTLVVGSDYIRGPKFILHELGLLSDFDIGYYLAAANISDIAAMGATPIGLLSVIRYPHEMDDAGFRQVVAGVHQACTDFGTLNVGGDIGNAERLILSGTALGVCRPGKVLKRSGASPGDLLCVTGTCGLLGAAVAYFPQRDTFVRALPVEMEQKLLDSWKKPRARVAEGRVLAQKPYATACQDTSDGLKATIEQLMRASGVGFRVNGLDVPVDPSVREVAELMKVDPLALTMSASSDFQLAFTIAADDVPACRTEFRAVGLDFVVIGEATANREAVVMDNNGIRPLPGVAWKHQKSDVSLLASGTPDA, encoded by the coding sequence GTGACTCTCCACGAACCGGTCTACTCGGATGAGCCGACACGGGTACAGCAACTCGTAAGTCAATTCTTCGACAACCAGTCCGGGGCCGACGTGGCACCGGACGGTCTGGACGTACTCCTGAGCGTGGGGGCCGACGCGAGGGACGACTGCGCGGTATATGACATCGGTTCACCGGTGACCCTTGTCGTGGGGTCGGACTACATCCGGGGTCCGAAATTCATCCTGCACGAGCTGGGCCTTCTGTCGGACTTCGACATCGGCTACTACCTGGCTGCGGCGAACATCAGTGACATAGCGGCCATGGGTGCCACTCCCATCGGTCTGCTCAGCGTCATCCGCTATCCGCACGAGATGGACGATGCGGGGTTCCGGCAAGTAGTGGCCGGCGTTCATCAGGCCTGCACGGATTTCGGGACACTCAATGTGGGCGGGGACATCGGGAATGCCGAACGTCTGATTCTCTCCGGAACGGCTCTGGGCGTCTGTCGGCCCGGAAAAGTGTTGAAGCGATCCGGTGCCTCGCCGGGGGATCTTCTCTGCGTCACCGGTACATGCGGTCTCCTCGGCGCGGCGGTCGCGTACTTCCCGCAGCGGGATACGTTCGTGCGAGCGCTGCCGGTGGAAATGGAACAGAAACTGCTGGACAGTTGGAAAAAGCCCCGCGCCCGGGTGGCCGAGGGACGCGTTCTGGCCCAGAAACCTTACGCCACGGCCTGCCAGGACACCTCGGACGGACTCAAAGCGACGATCGAGCAGCTGATGCGGGCCAGCGGGGTGGGGTTCCGTGTCAATGGGCTGGACGTTCCCGTGGACCCGTCGGTCCGCGAGGTCGCGGAACTCATGAAGGTCGACCCGCTGGCTTTGACGATGAGCGCGTCGTCCGACTTCCAGTTGGCCTTCACCATCGCCGCGGACGACGTACCGGCCTGCCGCACTGAATTCAGGGCCGTGGGGCTAGATTTCGTCGTGATTGGTGAGGCGACGGCGAACAGGGAGGCTGTAGTGATGGATAACAACGGTATCCGGCCCCTACCCGGTGTGGCTTGGAAGCATCAGAAGTCCGACGTCAGTCTGCTGGCTTCTGGCACACCGGACGCGTAA
- a CDS encoding HIT family protein: MSHQQSVVTDDSSCIFCNLHRPDLNRIMQENETFYVRYDNFPATPGHVEVVPKRHVESFFDLTAGELRDAYALILAAQEAITEESRPDGFTIGVNEGRAAGRTVDHLHIHLIPRHFGDVEDPRGGIRRAVPNCDPDVWTKSGDGEVGLRELTDVRSSRR, from the coding sequence GTGAGTCATCAACAATCGGTGGTCACGGACGATTCCTCATGCATCTTCTGTAATCTGCACCGGCCTGATCTGAACCGGATTATGCAGGAAAATGAGACTTTTTACGTTCGCTATGACAATTTCCCCGCCACTCCTGGTCATGTCGAAGTGGTTCCTAAACGACACGTGGAGTCCTTCTTTGACCTGACGGCCGGCGAGTTGAGGGATGCCTACGCTCTCATCCTGGCCGCTCAGGAGGCAATCACCGAGGAATCCCGCCCGGATGGATTCACCATTGGGGTCAACGAGGGGCGGGCTGCCGGAAGGACTGTCGATCACCTCCATATCCACTTGATTCCCCGGCACTTCGGTGATGTAGAAGATCCCCGCGGCGGAATCAGGCGCGCGGTCCCCAACTGTGACCCGGACGTCTGGACGAAGAGCGGCGACGGCGAGGTCGGACTGCGAGAACTTACCGACGTCCGGTCCAGCCGCCGCTGA
- a CDS encoding CocE/NonD family hydrolase has product MRFIDVPTRDGTVLRGIHHPAAESGPVVLVMTPYGADRYHRDGRFFAGRGFHFVSLDSRGRGDPDGVFKPFLDDGADGHDAVAWLAGRQWSTGDVVTYGGSYSGFAQWAVAATRPPALRAVAPVASVYPGVDFPMVGDVPTAYAVQWLAFNRGRRMNTGPWSDDRYWRDIHRDLGDRPFRDLDVASVGERLPAFQEWLDHPTYDAYWASYVPSEPVGVPVLAITGQYDDDQLGALTYEERHPATHLVMGPWDHAGTRSAARTFGGLTFAEDSAIDLRALHADWYDWVLGRGPSPAFLADRVAYFHIGEGWRHASSLPQAPSTPLRLPETTLTLDPALVGDEPDGFREKLDEDAYLLIAPAHDVSGRPRAALTLTSDLPDFDLLVGLYLLRDDATLLGETVFRAHHRDLSRPVELTFPFISRTTDPGDRFALRVRAPHRRYATNHEARGEVRLGRESYLAIPGLPTV; this is encoded by the coding sequence ATGAGATTCATCGATGTGCCGACCAGGGACGGGACCGTACTGCGCGGGATTCACCACCCTGCCGCCGAATCCGGTCCGGTGGTGCTCGTCATGACGCCGTACGGGGCCGATCGGTATCACCGGGACGGGCGGTTCTTCGCCGGGCGGGGCTTTCACTTCGTCAGCCTCGACTCGCGGGGGCGCGGGGACCCCGACGGGGTCTTCAAGCCCTTCCTCGACGACGGGGCCGACGGTCACGACGCGGTGGCCTGGCTCGCCGGCCGGCAGTGGAGCACCGGGGACGTCGTCACCTACGGCGGGTCGTACAGCGGATTCGCGCAGTGGGCCGTCGCCGCCACCCGGCCGCCCGCCCTGCGCGCCGTCGCGCCCGTGGCGTCGGTGTATCCGGGCGTCGACTTCCCCATGGTCGGTGACGTCCCGACCGCGTACGCCGTGCAGTGGCTCGCCTTCAACCGGGGGCGGCGGATGAACACCGGGCCGTGGAGCGACGACCGGTACTGGCGGGACATCCACCGCGATCTCGGTGACCGCCCCTTCCGGGATCTGGACGTCGCGTCCGTCGGAGAACGGCTGCCCGCGTTCCAGGAGTGGCTCGACCACCCCACGTACGACGCGTACTGGGCGTCGTACGTCCCGTCCGAGCCCGTCGGCGTCCCGGTGCTGGCGATCACCGGCCAGTACGACGACGACCAACTCGGCGCGCTCACCTACGAAGAGCGGCACCCGGCCACCCACCTGGTCATGGGCCCCTGGGACCACGCCGGTACGCGGTCGGCGGCGCGTACCTTCGGCGGGCTGACCTTCGCCGAGGACAGCGCGATCGATCTCCGTGCCCTGCACGCCGACTGGTACGACTGGGTCCTCGGCCGGGGCCCGTCCCCCGCCTTCCTCGCCGACCGGGTCGCGTACTTCCACATCGGCGAGGGATGGCGGCACGCCTCCTCGCTCCCCCAGGCCCCGTCGACCCCGTTGCGCCTCCCGGAGACCACGCTGACCCTGGACCCCGCGCTGGTCGGCGACGAACCTGACGGTTTCCGCGAGAAGTTGGACGAGGACGCGTATCTGCTCATCGCCCCGGCACACGACGTCTCGGGCCGCCCCCGCGCCGCCCTCACGCTCACGTCGGACCTGCCGGACTTCGACCTGCTGGTGGGCCTCTACCTGCTACGGGACGACGCGACGCTCCTGGGCGAGACGGTGTTCCGCGCCCACCACCGCGACCTGTCACGCCCCGTCGAGCTGACCTTCCCGTTCATCTCCCGCACGACGGACCCGGGCGACCGCTTCGCGCTCCGCGTCCGGGCCCCGCACAGGCGCTACGCCACCAACCACGAGGCACGCGGCGAGGTCCGGCTGGGGCGGGAGTCGTACCTCGCGATTCCGGGACTGCCGACGGTCTGA
- a CDS encoding NmrA/HSCARG family protein: MTSTFPTHLSTSVNKTVVVLGATGQQGGAVAAALRADGWGVRAVVRDPSGQRARALAAVGVETVRGDLGDPESLRAAFSGAHGVFSVQPNSGQAGAEVTNEDEVRFGAAVAEIAERCGVAHLVYSSAVTAGSTTGVDHLDTKSRIEAHVRKLDIPCTIVRPATFMELLVTPEMGLDRGHLSFLMRPDRAMQFIAVRDIGRIVAAVFGSPDRYAGRTMEIAGDALTGEALAEDLTRAACRPISYSRLPTQDEVLAKLAALVDDGRLAGNANLDALRAEFPFLLRFDGWLAGPGASLLDETLRSSDTGIARR, encoded by the coding sequence ATGACCAGCACGTTTCCGACGCACCTCTCAACCAGCGTCAACAAAACCGTCGTCGTCCTGGGCGCCACGGGGCAGCAGGGAGGAGCGGTCGCCGCGGCGCTGCGGGCGGATGGCTGGGGGGTGCGTGCGGTTGTGCGGGACCCGTCCGGCCAGCGGGCCCGTGCCCTCGCCGCCGTCGGCGTCGAAACCGTCCGCGGTGACCTCGGCGATCCGGAGTCGCTCCGCGCGGCTTTCTCCGGCGCCCACGGAGTCTTCAGTGTCCAGCCGAACTCCGGCCAGGCCGGGGCCGAGGTGACCAACGAGGACGAGGTCCGCTTCGGCGCGGCGGTGGCCGAGATCGCCGAGCGCTGCGGCGTCGCCCACCTCGTATACAGCTCGGCGGTCACCGCGGGCTCGACAACGGGCGTGGACCATCTCGACACCAAGAGCCGTATCGAGGCCCATGTCCGGAAGCTGGACATCCCCTGCACCATCGTTCGGCCGGCCACGTTCATGGAGCTCCTGGTGACCCCCGAAATGGGCCTCGACAGGGGGCACCTGTCCTTCCTGATGCGCCCCGACCGGGCCATGCAGTTCATCGCGGTACGCGACATCGGCCGCATCGTCGCCGCGGTCTTCGGCTCACCCGATCGCTACGCCGGCCGCACGATGGAGATCGCCGGTGACGCTCTCACCGGCGAGGCCCTGGCCGAGGATCTGACCCGGGCCGCCTGCCGGCCGATCAGCTACAGCCGCCTGCCGACACAGGACGAGGTCCTCGCCAAGCTGGCAGCACTCGTGGACGACGGCAGACTGGCGGGAAACGCGAACCTCGACGCGCTGCGCGCGGAGTTCCCCTTCCTGCTGCGCTTCGACGGCTGGCTGGCCGGCCCCGGTGCGAGCCTCCTCGATGAGACGCTCCGCTCCTCGGACACGGGCATCGCTCGGCGCTGA
- a CDS encoding MerR family transcriptional regulator, giving the protein MEPSQEVGMRIGEVAAKAGVSVRALRYYEQQDLLHSSRNPGGQRQYPPAAVERVRLIQQLYSVGLPSRTIREVLPFADSGGASPELLELLAAERDRLDRQMTDLRAVRSRLHDCITEARHQDGTGSSS; this is encoded by the coding sequence ATGGAGCCGAGCCAGGAGGTCGGGATGCGGATCGGAGAGGTCGCCGCGAAGGCGGGCGTCAGCGTCAGGGCGCTGCGCTACTACGAGCAGCAGGACTTGCTGCACTCCTCCCGGAATCCGGGTGGCCAGCGCCAGTATCCGCCCGCTGCCGTCGAACGGGTCAGGCTGATCCAGCAGCTCTACTCCGTGGGCCTGCCCAGCAGAACCATTCGCGAGGTGCTGCCGTTCGCCGACTCCGGTGGGGCGTCACCGGAACTGCTGGAGCTGCTTGCGGCCGAACGCGACCGCCTCGACCGGCAGATGACGGACCTGCGGGCCGTGCGCAGCCGGCTGCACGACTGCATCACCGAGGCGCGCCATCAGGACGGAACGGGAAGTTCATCCTGA
- a CDS encoding DUF397 domain-containing protein, with product MISSECFTGWRKSSYSGGGNGECLEVADGHPVVPVRDSKFPQGPALVFPAADWSSFVSAVKTGALA from the coding sequence ATGATCAGCAGTGAGTGCTTCACGGGGTGGCGTAAGTCAAGCTACAGCGGCGGCGGCAACGGCGAGTGCCTGGAGGTCGCCGACGGCCACCCTGTTGTCCCCGTCCGCGACTCCAAGTTCCCGCAGGGTCCTGCTCTCGTCTTCCCGGCTGCCGACTGGTCCTCGTTCGTCTCCGCCGTCAAGACGGGAGCCCTTGCCTGA